Proteins encoded in a region of the Vicia villosa cultivar HV-30 ecotype Madison, WI linkage group LG5, Vvil1.0, whole genome shotgun sequence genome:
- the LOC131604594 gene encoding uncharacterized protein LOC131604594 yields the protein MSQQLNDESPSSDSATPEESSNPNRVLKVVPLRTISSDEVKATKPKTTHARRPKEGIHNKGTKSSTSATMEKLTKEGSKFVDSAITRIVNRILKENHQVLGITIPLQTIMADPPNNTSKAEAVHTVDSDLEINKDEQGVTKNTNVTEDVDDIGNNMHPKANTETDTNVVDLDEYSEDELLTSLNPSVANRLMTRRKGKVVVQGSPKGRTQVNNPTKDTVRKKSTSAGPVKSKDVIPKKRKEREIVEPESEVEVNVPDIPSRKKPTTSKLVASIPEVPIDNVSFHYASSVSRWKYVLQKRLAVERELAPNALENKEVLELIQEAGLLKTVFNFPKCYGKLVKEFVVNLSEECDNSRSADYRKVFVRGKCVSFSPFVINKFLGRTDEAQTDLEVTDNQVCQVITAKQVKSWPMKEKPTASKLSIKYAMLHKIGAANWVPKNHKSTISTVLGRFLYAVGTKAKFDYGTYIFDQTMKHAGSFSIKGPIAFPSLLSGIILDQYPNILNEHDVVCKRESPLAFHYKLFKGKHVPDIVMTSAETSKSEASVSKAEVIAILKETCKELEARKMSLEQMIRTLEMDENEEFADIEEMEDKDDQEVEEESASPADDSEKESSSDTSAGSDSEQ from the exons ATGTCTCAGCAATTGAATGATGAATCTCCCAGTTCAGACTCAGCAACACcagaagagtcctctaaccctaATAGGGTTCTTAAAGTTGTCCCTTTAAGGACAATTAGCAGTGACGAAGTAAAGGCCACAAAGCCTAAAACGACTCATGCAAGACGACCCAAGGAGGGTATTCACAACAAGGGCACCAAATCCTCAACATCTGCTACCATGGAGAAACTTACTAAAGAAGGATCCAAGTTTGTCGATAGTGCAATTACCAGGATTGTTAATCGTATTCTGAAGGAGAATCATCAAGTGCTTGGAATAACCATTCCACTTCAAACCATAATGGCTGATCCCCCCAATAACACCAGTAAGGCTGAGGCTGTTCACACCGTTGATAGTGACCTAGAAATCAACAAGGATGAACAAGGGGTAACTAAGAATACCAATGTCACCGAGGATGTCGATGACATTGGAAATAATATGCACCCTAAGGCCAATACTGAAACTGATACTAATGTGGTAGACTTAGATGAGTACTCTGAAGACGAATTACTTACTTCCTTGAATCCGAGTGTAGCCAACAGGCTAATGACAAGAAGAAAAGGCAAAGTTGTTGTTCAAGGATCACCAAAAGGGAGGACTCAAGTGAACAACCCTACCAAAGACACTGTCAGAAAGAAGAGTACTTCTGCAGGACCTGTCAAGAGCAAAGAT GTcattccaaagaaaagaaaagagcggGAAATTGTTGAACCTGAATCTGAAGTTGAAGTAAATGTCCCTGACATCCCTTCAAGGAAGAAGCCTACAACCAGTAAGCTTGTTGCTAGTATCCCTGAAGTTCCCATTGATAATGTATCTTTCCACTATGCCTCTAGTGTCAGCAGATGGAAATATGTTCTTCAAAAGAGATTGGCTGTTGAACGGGAATTGGCTCCAAATGCTCTGGAAAACAAGGAGGTCCTAGAACTGATTCAAGAAGCTGGACTGCTAAAAACTGTGTTCAATTTTCCCAAATGCTATGGGAAGCTGGTCAAAGAATTTGTGGTAAACCTATCTGAAGAGTGTGACAATAGCAGAAGTGCAGACTACAGAAAGGTGTTTGTAAGAGGTAAGTGTGTATCGTTCTCTCCTTTTGTGATTAATAAATTCTTGGGAAGAACAGATGAAGCTCAAACTGATCTGGAAGTAACAGACAACCAAGTCTGTCAAGTGATCACAGCCAAACAGGTAAAAAGTTGGCCCATGAAAGAGAAACCAACTGCAAGTAAGCTGAGCATCAAGTATGCAATGCTTCACAAAATAGGAGCAGCTAATTGGGTTCCAAAAAATCACAAGTCCACTATCTCAACTGTGCTTGGTAGATTTCTGTATGCTGTAGGAACAAAGGCAAAGTTTGATTATGGAACATATATTTTTGACCAAACCATGAAGCATGCTGGAAGCTTCAGTATTAAGGGTCCAATTGCCTTTCCATCCCTCTTGAGTGGTATAATTCTGGATCAATATCCAAACATTCTCAACGAACATGATGTGGTGTGCAAGAGAGAAAGTCCCTTGGCTTTCCATTACAAACTATTTAAGGGAAAGCATGTTCCAGACATTGTCATGACATCAGCTGAAACTTCCAAATCTGAAGCATCAGTCAGTAAAGCAGAAGTCATAGCAATCCTAAAAGAGACTTGCAAAGAACTGGAAGCTAGAAAAATGTCTCTTGAACAAATGATACGAACTCTAGAAATGGATGAGAATGAGGAGTTTGCAGATATAGAAGAGATGGAAGATAAAGATGATCAAGAAGTGGAGGAAGAAAGTGCTAGTCCTGCTGATGACTCTGAGAAAGAAAGTTCTTCAGACACCTCAGCTGGCTCTGACTCTGAGCAGTAG